The window CAGGAGGACCTTGGGTTAGGGCCCATGACTTACCGAGTCCCTGGAATTCCACAGGAAGGTAACAGCAGACGGCTTAGTGTCAGAACTGTGCAATAGCGCATGTGTAGGGATATGCATGTGTATGCTATGATAgggaagaataaaaaggaaaaggaagaggaggggggaCTGGGGACCAGATGAGTGAAGGAAATAATCCTCTGAAGGAAATCACTCACCTTTCAGACTGAAGAAGAGGCTTCCCAGGACATAAAGGAGAAGATGTCCACCAACTTCCCTCCCATGCAAGGCCAAGATATACATGTGACTAGAGACGTGGTAATGGAGCCTGTTAGCCGCCCATCCTGGGggactggggggtggggaaggggaggtgggcCTAACACAAGGGTCCTGGGCTAGTGGGCGGAGCTTGTCCAGGCTGGGCTGTACCCTGGCCATGGGTAGGCTGTACCCTGGCTGGGCAGTAACCACTGGATGCCACTGAATTTCCTAGGTGAAGCACCACCTCTCAAAGTCTGGTTTGTTAGCAAACCAGAGTCAAGAGGTCCTGGAGGAGAGAACAAGAATCCAGTTCATAAGATGGAGGTAAAGCATCTCTTTTCCCGGACCAAGACTGTAGGGTGGGCGAAGCAGAGAAGGCACGAGCCCCCTCTCCGGGATTCCTGGCTGACACAAACCCAAGTCTGTCCTTCTCTAGAGGTGTTGACACCTTTGGCTGAGAAGTTTTGCATCCTGCCTTTGGGGTCTTAAGGGATTGTTTTTGCTGTCTTGAAAGCCCAGCTCATCCCTAAATTTTGAAATAACTGGAGGGGTTGGAAAATGGCTTGCTTACCATCTCTTAACTGCTTCTGAATACATTTTAGACTTCTGTTATTTTTGCACTTGATTTGTTCAGAAGTGGCTGCACTttaaagagcaaaaagaaaacaagctcttaaaatgcagaagctgaaacCCTCCTGTTGGCCAGAGGTGAGAGGAGGTTTCTCAGGCCGAGGCTGGAGTCCTGAGCTCCACGCAGCTACACAGGCCGTGGCCATCTTCCTGGGTCCCTGCCTTCCTGCTCtgcagaggctaagactccaggcaAGGGAGCCTGGGGCCTGGAATGGGCTCACCCCTCAGCACACGCTTCCCTGTTTCCTTCTGGGGTGTGCATTCGCTTGGGCCTCCTCTCCCAGGAGAATCCCTGTGGCCTTCTGCTGGCCTTCCCCCTCTCATCTCTGTACTCAGCTTCCTTCCTGTGCCCCCACTGCCAGCTTTGCTCTCTCCTATCAAGAAAGATGCAGTTCCCGAGAAATGTGTTTTTGCGTCCGATCCATCAGGATgctgttttcctgtgtttgtcCCTTCTAGTGGCATTACCATTTTAAAAGACGATTCAGAGGCTCAAGAACTGCGTTAAGAGGAAGGGTCTAATTTGAGACCTCCCTAGGAAAGGGAGGGAAACCTGACAAGGTGGCCCAAATCATGAACGTTGTTAACTGCCCCCCAGCCACTGCACTCCATGTGGGATGCTTGTCTGCTCCCGGCCTGGCTGTGCTGCCAGCTCTAGCTGCTGTCATTCCTTGGTTTGGATAATATAAACATCCTCCTCTGGTATTTTTTAGACCTTGGCTGCATAGTATAAGTAGGTTAAAGCTCTGGAGACGTGGGACAGGAATCAGTCAATTATCCGCATAGATGTTTTCCACTCTGGGTATTCTGTGGAGATTTTAAACCAGTAAACACAGTCTGGTTCCCCCTCTGATCCTCCTATCAGTTTTATTAAGTACATGGTCAGGGTTGCATATCCCTTTATTAAGCACCACTGAATGTGCACTTATGTGACAGGTGtgtattggccacctgatgcttgCTAGGCTTTCTGGAAGACAAAACAGCATAAATGAAGCCCCCATTTGAAAGGCTACACAGGACGTGGGTGGAGAAACCTCTGAGCACTGAAGGACATGCTGGGGACTCCACCAGAATCACCTGCGAGGGTACAGTGCAGGGCTGCGCCACTCGGCTTTGCTGGGCTGGTCATCTGGGCCCACCCGTGTCTGGGCAGGGACCTGACATGCAGGGGCCAGGTGAGGCCTCCCACAAAGGCAAGGGCCTGGCAACTTGGCCAACCCCGTCTGGCCCCTGTGGCCCCTTCTTCTCGGAGGCATCCCCTAGCCCCTCTGTCCCCTAGcccctctgtcctctctctctctccctgggcaCTGGCCAGCTTCATTGTGTCTGAGCCATATTTCAGAGCACATTTGGGTTGTGTTCCTCATAGGCGGTATCAACACTGAATTCACACAGAAAACCCCAAACCTAGAAGAAAGCAGACTCAGAAGGCACTGTCAAGAATGGGGAGtccacaaaagagacacagatgtaaagaacagacttttggactctgtgggagagggtgagggtgggatgatttgagagaatagcattgaaacatgtatattaccatatgtgaaatagatgacaaGTCCAAATttaatgcatgaagcagggcacccaaagctggtgcactgggacaaccctgagggatgggatggggagggaggtgggagcggggttcaggatgggggcacatgtacacccatggctgattcatgtcaatgtatggcaaaaaccacaatgttcgaaagtaattagcctccaattaaaaaaaaaaagaatgggggaGTCTAAAGGGCACAGGAATGGGGCTCCAGTGGGCAAGCTGCTTTTGCTGGAGTGGAGGGTCTGTGGGGGTGTGGAGTTGGGAAGGGCGCAAAGTGGACGCTGGTGAGGAAGGCAAATCCAGACGGTGAAACAAGAcaaaagcagcagcaaagaggAGCCTGCAGCCTCTCTGTGAAAGAATGCTCTGGCAGGATCTCTGAACCATGGTGAATATGCGCAATGCTGATCATAGAGAGCTGGTAGGCGAGCGGGAGAGGAATTCAGAAGGGGCAAATCCTCAGCCTCAAGACCTCTGACCCACTGTGTAACTCTGGCGAAGGCGCTTAACTTCTCTGTCTCCTTGACTCTTCTTAGGAACATTTACTACCTGCCTGGGATCGCTGGGGGGCTCAGGGGTACTTGGTTAGTAAAAGATGCTTCTTGGTACTGATACAAAGAGGGTGGAGGACCAGCTGTAAAGCTCATAGGGACAGTCAGAACTGTGGTCCACACGATTCCACCTCTGGCGGTTCCACAGTGACTGGTTAGTGGAAAAGGAGCCCAGGCACCCCAATGCTTGACGGTGTTTTGCAGCCATACCCGTATCTTCCAAGTGCCGAGTGAGGCAAGAAACGAAGCCATGCGAGATCGGATAGAGCAGGTGAGACGAAGGTAAGCGTTAGGAACAAGATGATTTGTGTCCTAActgggggcaggtgggtggggggcCGCTGGTCTCTCTGTGGGTCTCCCTCCGCCCCAACCCTGGGCCTGGCTAAGCCTGGGATCCTTCTGGACTGAGCGCCTCTTCCCAGGACTCAGCTCCAGGGCCCAAGCTCGGGCTGCAGTGGTCTGTGCTTGGGGGCTGCTGTGGTCTGTGCTTGGTGGCCTCCGCTGCCCTTCCGTCTCCCttacctctcctctcctctgtcccctgcagCATATGCCATCTTTCAGATGAGATCTCTCAGGAGCTTCACAACAGAAATAGCTACTCCGAATGCTAAGAGCACCAGGTGGGAGAGCCgacggggaggggcggggcggggcagagAGGACGGCTCCCAGGCTGGGTGGGGGCTTGAGAGTACCAGCAAGGGGGTGCACCGGGGCCAGTGGGGTCAGGGAGAAGGCAGCTGCCTGAGGCTCCTGCCATGCCTCTCAGATTTCCGGAAGAGCTTCGAGTCTAGGTCAGATTTGTGTCTCTGACTCTTCACTGGTGTCACAGACCAGTGCTCCTCCATTGCCCACAGGCCCAGGGGTCTCAGGGCCTTGTAGTCGAGGCCAAGGTGGGGCCTGCAGTTCTGAGTTGCTGGCACTCCTGAGCATGGCCATGGCTGGTCTGCTGACCCCACTTTGAGTCATAAGGTCACACAGCCCCAGAGTGGGAGCAAGGGTGCACCGGTTTTGGCTCAGCCACCAATTAGGGCCATGACTTTGGGTCCCATGAGCTCTTGGCCTGCACATGGTAGGTACCAGTGGTCGTGGCAGTGGTTGCTTGTGCAGCTCTGGATGGTGGTGGGCCATTGACTGGCGATGCCTCTCCAGGAACCATCTGTCCAAAAAAGGTTGTTGCACCCCTGCCAGGCGGGGGCTGATGGGGTGACCACCAGCATGCTTAGAGGAGGGCCATGGAGGTGTATGttggtatttattgagcacttcatCTATGCCAGCTCCTGCACAAGGCACCCTGTCTGGGTTTCTCATCTGACCTGAGTCACCGTAGGGGGAGGGTGTGCTGGTGCACTGATGGTTGAAGCAGAGATAAAGCTGCTCTGGGGGGCAGACGCTGGCTTTCATCTGGCTCTGGCATGGGCACTTGCTTCATgcccagtgcctcagtttcctgacttGAGGACATTCCTCGTGGACCATGGCATTCTGCACGTGGCAAGTGCAGGGTCAGTGGTTTGCTAATGCCAGTAGGGGCGAGGAGTCAAGGCCTGCAGGGGCCTCTGGAGTCAGGCTCCCGTCTCAGCTCTGCCCGACGCAACGGCTGTCCTCCCCATGGGCCTCCCCGCTCCTGTATCCTGCTCTGTGAACGTGGAGCGCAGTGGGCTCAGGAGGCATTGCCAGCCTTGTCCACTGCCCTTCCCACATTTCCATGTGCCTCTGGTCATTTCCCTCTTTCCAGGTAGGTGTCCTTCAGGATCAAGGAGCAGCCTGTGTTGGAAGGATGTCCACCTACCCTGACCTGAGGAGCAACCACACCTGGGCAGTGACGATCCAGCGGGTGAGCCCTGCCTTGTTATAGTGGCAGCACTGGAATCTTGCTGAACTGCTGATAAAGAGACGTGCTATTTAACCACCACCCCAGCCTCTGGTGTGAGTGCCTTGCTACCGTCCATTGTTCGGATCTTGAACAGCCATGGGCTTGCCTCTGGGGACACAGGCTCATCGCCTTGTGGGGAGACAGTGACAGGCCCCCACCACTGTGTGAAGCAGGGCTTGCTGGGGGCTCCTGGAGTATTAGGGGCAGGCTGTGCTGTGGCAGGAGGACTTCCTGGGGGAGGTGCGACCTGTGTGCTTCACTCGAGGATTTCATGTCCTTTTACTCCTTCTCTAGAGTGCGTCCTTTCCTTACACAGACCCATGCTTCTGACCTacatcctcttcctctctctgaagAACTGTTAACATTTCTTGCCAGACAGGTCTGCTGGCAACAGTTTCCTTTGTCTGAGAAAGTATTTCCACTTCATTCTGAAGGATACAGAAGTCAAGGTTTTCTTATCAACACTTCTAATATTTTGCTCCACTCTGTTCTTGCTGGCATGGTTTCTGAAGGGAAGTTGGATATAATTTTTATCGTACTTCTCTCTAGGTAAGGTCCCTCCAACCTGGCTGTCaagatttttgtgtgtttgattttctgcagtttgaGTATGATATGTTCAGGTGTCGCTGTTTTGCCATTTATCTTGCTTGGTGTTCTGAGCTTCCTGGATTTGCTGTTTGGGGTCTGTCATTAGTTTTGGAAAAATCTCAGCTatcactttgaatattttttctgttctttttgtttctctcctgGTTTCCCATTACTCAAATGGTGCACCTCTTGTAACTGTCCTGCAGATCTTGGatatcctctttcacttcttttcactctttcactcttttttgtctctttgtttttCCGTTTGAAAAACTCCTGTTGACATTTCTTAAACCTCACCAACTCTTTCCTTGTCCACATGTAATCTTCAGGTGAGCCCATCAAAGACGTCCTTTgtttctatttcagttcagttcagttcagttcagttcagtcactcaggcatgtccgactctttgcaaccccatgaatcgcagcacgccaggcctccctgcccatcaccatctcccggagttcactcagactcatgtccatcgagtccgtgatgccatccagccatctcatcctctgtcgtccccttctcctcctgcccccaatccctcccagcatcagagtctttttcaatgagtcaactcttcacatgaggtggccaaagtactggagtttcagctttagcatcattccttccaaaagaaatcccagggctgatctccttcagaatggactggttggatctccttgcagtccaagggactctcaagagtcttctccaacaccacagttcaaaaccatcaattcttcagtgctcagccttcttcacagtccaactctcacatccatacatgaccacaggaaaaaccatagccttgactagacggaccttagtcggcaaagtaatgtctctgcttttgaatatgctatctaggttggtcataacttttcttccaaagagtaagcgtcttttaatttcatggctgcagtcaccatctgcagtgattttggagcccaaaaacataaagtttgacactgtttccactgt is drawn from Ovis aries strain OAR_USU_Benz2616 breed Rambouillet chromosome 21, ARS-UI_Ramb_v3.0, whole genome shotgun sequence and contains these coding sequences:
- the SPATA19 gene encoding spermatogenesis-associated protein 19, mitochondrial, which produces MIITTWIVYILARKGARLPFPPKVSSDVEVTESEAVSVVQHWLKKTEEEASQDIKEKMSTNFPPMQGQDIHVTRDVVKHHLSKSGLLANQSQEVLEERTRIQFIRWSHTRIFQVPSEARNEAMRDRIEQVRRSICHLSDEISQELHNRNSYSEC